CGTGTGTATTGTTTGTTGAAACAAACTTTTAGTGCGATCAAAGTGTTAATGTTAATGTTAATGTGCGTTTCTTGGAGCGACGGATATCTAATCGGCGGAGGAGATGATGGTGTGTTCTTGGGCCAGGCGTCGTCGTGAAGTAAAGGTTAGTACTGCACAGTCTCGTAGAAAGTAAGAAATCGCGTGCTATCAGTGGGGAATGGGAGCCTGAAGTCAGACGCTAGTTGTAGGAAATCCCAGTAAGGCTTGGAATCCGATGGTGGGGCATCAGGATACCAGGGAGACGGACTCTCCACTTCCGTCACCTAAGCCGTGTAGCGCAATCGAGCCACCGATGACAACAAGCTGAATACGAAATGTAAATGTTTGCCGTCATTGAGTCGAAAATGTTGGTGAGCGCCGACGCCAAACGTTAATAAACTCCCCCCAGGAGGAGAAGCAGCAGGGAGGCGGGACGGTCTGCTCGATTTACATGAGCAAACATTTGAAACTACCTCGTCCACTTTCCCTGCCACTTTTGCCCACTGCGTGCGCCCTGTAAATTTAGCGGCCGCGTGTGGGAAAAATCAGGGATTCAACGTGCCTCGACTATCGGATACCCTTGCCTATTTTAAAGTCGAATGCGCCGATGTATCACGTCTGGTCAGTCGAATTGTGAATTGTTAGCCGCCTTAGGTTACCCGGGCTTTCCAGGCTTCCAGGTGTAAAAGGGGGTATCAAACAAGCAATGGAAATGTTCGTTTGGTTTCGGATTTGCTAGCCAAACATGGGTGTGAGTTCCTTGGTCCCACCGAAGCCACAGCACCGTCCCTTTTGTTGTCGAAGACGCTGGGAAATATTCCTCAAATTCATTGAATACCGCATCGTGATCAGAAGGAAAAGGCTGAATTGAGGAGGCGGCGGGCAGAGCGCCTGCTGTGCAGACCTGCGGAAATTCAAACGGAATCAAAGTGAAAAGTTCGGTAAAAAATCATCGACACACGCGACGGGAGTATATGCCCCTTCGCACTGCCACTCCTGCGGCAGGatatcagcagcagcagcaagaatAACACAGCGACTGTCAGTCAATCCTCGAGTGCTCGAAAGGATGCGAGATGGCGAAAAGTGAACTAAAGTGGAGTGAGGTGAGGTGAGGTGTGCGTGGCAGAAGGCAAGAGTTTCTCTTTGCCAATTCAGAGACCCAGGAACCCGGGGAAAGCAAACGAACGAACgcaaaaagaaacaaacaaacaaacaccatgaaggaaaaacaaacacacgTGCAAACAGAGCACGAATAATTTGACTTTATCTAAGCGCCAGTCAACCAATTCGCATTACCCAGAAAAGGAGTAAAAAGGGTGCCCTCTTTTCTTTTCCTTCGCCATTGTTTATTGGCTTATGCTTGGGGTTAACAGATTTATCCTTCAGCAAGAAGGACCTAGTTCCTCCGGGGCTTGAGAGGTACTCAAACGTAAGGACCGGCCAGCGAGTATTCAAACATTCCATGTTGGTTTTAAAAATATCCATCTAAATTCGGGCGAAGGAAAGGGAAGCGAAACATATCATTGCACTAAGCTCGCAATATGTATTCGAATTGAATTTTTCTTAAAACACGAGCTTAACCATATTAGTCGTTCtcatattaatatatttatattttgcgCATCCTTGTATCGGCGAATCGATCCACGAATTGTACCATTTCCAAGTCCTTCGGATAGAACTTAAATGCTTTAATGGATTTTGTGCCCCTTTTCGGCTGCTGCGACTAACAAAAGTTTGTTTGcggtttgttttatttattgcatttctTTCGCCACTCTTCTGTTGCTCGTCTCCCATGGAGCACTTTTCAAATTGTGGTGAGTGGGCTTGAACAGTGCGTTCTGCACCCCAAATAGACCCTCTTTTAAGGCCCAAAGTTGTGACTCGGTAAACTGCATTTCTCATTTGTGTTTGCGGTTTGAACTCGATTAAATTCTGCTTCTGGGCGACAAACAACGGAGTTCCCAAGATTGTGCTAGCTCGAAACTGGGTAGTGAATCCATTTATAGCTAGGCAACGTGGATAACCTATTAGCTTCAGCTCGTACATTCGCATTGATTACGAATTGAGCCATTGGTCGCTGTTCAGCCGTCTGAGCGAAAGAATTCAAATTAGATTTAGCACATTTCTGCATGATTTTGACATCATTGCACGCAAAAGAAACCTTCAAATGCTTAGGCTCCTGCTGCCAGCAACAAATATCCTTATTACCACCCTCAAGCTAATTATCATTGGCCAATCGCATCGCACACACATGAGCGAACGGcaaagcggaaacggaagcgatGGCAAAGCAATTGGCAAATGGCATCCGCCTGCTCCTCGCCCCTCTGACCCCTCGCCCTATTGGCAGCTGCAATTAGGCGGTCGCCAAACATCCGCTGCATCCTGCCACCCACTTGTGCAGCTCCATCTATGCATCTATAACTGGCGACCGACGGACTGAAAATGCCACAAGTGTGCCTCCCAATGTCCAGATTTCATgtgtcatttatttaaaatgaagGGATTTTGCAGCATTACATTAGTTTTGCGGAGAATTTAATTCCCCAAATTGATTCACTGGCAATGACAACAATTCCGTCCATCGGACTTCATAAAATGTGGGCCCAAATGTTTAATTAGTACGAAATTGATAGATTAAATATCCCGTTTCAGCAGAGGAATATCCGCCCGCACGTTGGCAGCATTTGTTGCTACCTTGGACAAATGCAGAAATGCCAGCTCATTGCAGCCACTAATGCTGCCACACCCCTTGCCGCCGACAAAGTGCTGCCCCTGGCAACGCCCACAAGCGAAACAGTGAGCGGCAATTAATTGTGCTCATTTTTTAGGAATCCCTGCCACGCGcttcatttcaatttgctgtGAATTCCCCCGTTTTCCccgctttggctttggctccGCTAGCTGCAATTTTCGGTATAATTTTTAACCGAGAATTCGCTGTGGCAGGCACCCTATGCTCGCCTCGCCACGCCCCTCCAGCCAGCCGCCCCTTTCCGATGTTGTTTATTGCGCTTGCAACTTCCGCAACAAACGAAGATAAATTGTTACTTTCTTGCTCGCTGCTCCTGTTTTTAGTTGCTGTCGGTGTTCTTTGGATGGTCGTGCTTCAAGTGTTGCTATATTTCTACCCCGCATAGTGGGTGGCATGCTGGCTGCAGAGGAAGCCTTTTGAATGAAGGTTGACCCGTGTAgaaaatgtattattattagtgATTTCAGTAGCAATAGATAGCTAGAAGCTAGCAGCTGCTAAATGTTAAGATTctacatgtatgtatattcatCTGATTAGGCTTACTGAACATGATTCGACGATAATCCCACGCGATCAAGAAAGAACGGCGATAGGGCTTATCGTTCACCAACGACTGTTAGATTGCTATCAGCTTGATTGCCTTACCTACTCGATCTCACGCTCTTTTGAAGCGGGAAAGTCTTAATGTGCCCGACATTAACTCCCTTGATAACAGCGAACCCAATTCCCATTTGCCTTAGCTTCAACTTATTATCAATGGCCCTATTTGAACTGCAGCCAGGTTTATCATCTTATGTGCACATCAAACGTAGGTAGGTAGGTATTCTAGTTAATCAATACAATCGAGCTATAATCGCAACTTAATCCGTTTTGGGCCAGACAGCCCCAAGATTTTGATTGGCTGAGTCCATTGCAACTTATCTGTGTAATGTTACACCTTGGACTTAGTCAAAAGAACTCTAAATCGTTCGATTGGGTAGCACCCTACGAAAATGTGTGTTTGCGCTGATGGATAGTTTGTGGATAGTTCCGATACCGGTGCAGCTTTCACTTTCTTAGTTTCCTGCCACATTGGATGTTCCATACGGACGGCATACTCGTACTGTGTCGATGGTTGTTTACCCCGACTGATTACCGATACACGAATTAGGCGGGAGATTGGCTTTGTGGGTCGCCCTAATCTCAGACATTGACCCCTCCGTCGCCCCAGCGGATCGGGAGATAGTGCTGCTACCCACACTACACCACCCCACACCCTGAAGATAAGAAACCCCGGCTGCGAGCTCCGGCTCTCCGCATTTTGCAGCCAGTCAGTGCGAGAATGTCGAGCTGGTCGCTTTGTCCGCTTTTACTGGCCTTCGCGGTTCACGCCGTGCTTGGATCCGTGGATTTGGCTGGTTCCCTGGatccctcgctgctggagaACGTGGATGTGGACCAGCTGAGATCCAACTATCTGCCCCAAGGCCTGCAAAACACCAATGTCACCTTGGCCGACTTCCAAAAGTTGCTGCAGTCGAAGTGCGAGAAGGCCAATGGCCATTTGCCAAAAGGATCAATTAACGCCTCTGACCTGAGCAAGTCCATCGAGGATGCGGGCGTGCACCTCGCAGAATGCCTCTCCGGATTGGCCAATATGACGGAGATCCAGGCGGAGATCGAGGAGGCGAGTCCCAAGGGCGACCTGGACGTGGTCTTCGAGAAGTACTGCCTCCGCTTGCCGCAGGCCAAGACCTGCCTGAAGAACTTCAACGACGCGCTCCTGCCCTGCCTGACCACCGATGAGAAGACCCACAACGCGGTGCTGCAGAGGATTGCGGACAAGCTGCTGGAGTTCATATGCTACAAGAACGGAGACCAGATTGCGCTCTTCATCGCCGAAGAGGGCCCCGAGTGCCTGCAGCAGAGTCGCGAAGGCATCGCCAATTGCCTGAACTCCTCCTTCGCCGGATATCTGCCCAAGACGATTAGCCCGGAGTGGGATCTGCCCCAGCTGGTCCTGGGTCCGAAGCAGTGCGTCGACCTCTACGCGTTCGAGACGTGCACCGTTAGTCTGCTGGAGAAGTGCGATACGATCACTCCCAGCAATATCGTAGAGTCCATGTTCCGGTACGTTAGGAAGGAGTCCTCCTGCCAGCCCCACATCGACAGGGTCAAGCTGCATCACCGCAGAGCCCTGCCCTTGACCAGTGGGTCCGGCTCATCTGTATCCCTGCATCTC
The Drosophila mauritiana strain mau12 chromosome X, ASM438214v1, whole genome shotgun sequence DNA segment above includes these coding regions:
- the LOC117146476 gene encoding 27 kDa hemolymph protein — its product is MSSWSLCPLLLAFAVHAVLGSVDLAGSLDPSLLENVDVDQLRSNYLPQGLQNTNVTLADFQKLLQSKCEKANGHLPKGSINASDLSKSIEDAGVHLAECLSGLANMTEIQAEIEEASPKGDLDVVFEKYCLRLPQAKTCLKNFNDALLPCLTTDEKTHNAVLQRIADKLLEFICYKNGDQIALFIAEEGPECLQQSREGIANCLNSSFAGYLPKTISPEWDLPQLVLGPKQCVDLYAFETCTVSLLEKCDTITPSNIVESMFRYVRKESSCQPHIDRVKLHHRRALPLTSGSGSSVSLHLTWTSASLLMATLLARLA